A stretch of Henckelia pumila isolate YLH828 chromosome 4, ASM3356847v2, whole genome shotgun sequence DNA encodes these proteins:
- the LOC140860695 gene encoding dirigent protein 22-like, with amino-acid sequence MAKFKVGITFVLSTYFHAMQQVLLCQGLQPVDRWFEALQGPLVWRLQPKFVTIEFYTQDVLAGNGETSYEIARSNIIWSPSTSFSELKMEDNLLTKGPDINSPAVGRRQGLIGFADLNQIAMYMSFNFIFNEGLEEGLYNGSTISVMGRRPLSNSLQELSIVGGTGVFRLAQGIAVCNTYQSNTAGDTIIKYTLYVKYF; translated from the coding sequence ATGGCAAAGTTTAAGGTTGGTATAACTTTTGTCCTTTCTACTTATTTTCATGCCATGCAGCAGGTTCTGTTATGCCAAGGCTTGCAACCCGTTGATAGATGGTTTGAAGCCCTACAGGGGCCACTAGTCTGGCGATTACAACCTAAATTTGTTACCATCGAGTTTTACACTCAAGATGTTTTAGCTGGTAATGGCGAAACATCTTATGAGATAGCTAGATCTAATATCATTTGGAGTCCATCGACTTCTTTTAGTGAGTTGAAAATGGAGGATAACCTGTTAACTAAGGGACCTGATATCAACTCACCAGCGGTAGGCCGCAGGCAAGGTTTAATCGGTTTCGCAGACTTGAACCAGATAGCAATGTATATGAGCTTCAACTTCATCTTCAATGAGGGCCTAGAGGAGGGCTTGTATAATGGTAGCACGATCTCGGTGATGGGGAGAAGGCCTCTTTCAAATTCTTTGCAAGAGTTATCTATCGTCGGAGGCACCGGAGTTTTTCGATTGGCACAAGGTATAGCTGTTTGCAACACGTATCAGTCGAACACTGCTGGCGATACTATTATAAAGTACACCTTATATGTTAAGTATTTTTGA